GGATGAAGTGAAGAAGACAGAATTTGTGCACTTGATGTTATGCAGTTGTACCTAAGTCGGGACGCAGAGGCCATAGCTGATGTTACCCTGCTTAAGGAAGGCAGGCAGCCCCCAGGAAAGATATATTCTTTTATGAAGTCTGAACTTCGCCTGTATTTCTCGTACCGCTCATCGGGTATGGAAATGAACTAGTGAAATTCCATGCACCATTTAACAGAATAGTGTGAAAAAATAAGCACGTCTTTTACTTTTGAAACAATAATTCAAGCCGTAAAACCATTGTATGTCACATGCCTGTAGAACGAAAAGTCCGTCTTTGGCTAGCACCGATTCACAACAGCCGAAGAACTCCTCCATGTATTCGTGGCCGACTGCTTCTATCATCTCACTGTGAATTCATTCCATTAAGAGTCTTTTAAGCATCGTTTTGGTCTGTTTAGCCAGATTACAAATATAGACAAAATGGCGAGAAACTCACCAGGAAATGATCCTGTCATATTTGTAGGCACTTGGCAATTGGCGATAATCACAAAGAATTAATTTGATGCTGTCCTGCAATGAAAAAATTACATACATTATTTCTCGGACTTATGAATTAAGTTGTCAAGTACAAAATGCTGGTAGACTGGGTACCTGAAGCCCTGCTTCTTTCACTCTTGATTTGGCGTACTTCAATTGCTCTTTCGACAGAGTGATGCCTGTGTATTTGCATCCGGTTTGCCTAACAACTTCAATGGCCAAGTTTCCCCAACCGCAGCCGATTTCAAGAACTTCATGcgtcttttcaatttttgccTACAATTTTTCTAGGCAAAGCATTAGTCACTGAACAGTCGAAGGTTAACCCGTCTAGCAGCCCCAAACTAACAGTAAGTAAAACAAACCTTTTTaatcaaaagagagatttttcTCATCTGTGCTGCCTTTAGGTCTTCACCAGCCATCTATCGAATTTTTCGACAGCACAACAATGCGTCATTATTTTGAGCCGCTGGACTTTCATAGGTGGATTTGTATTTACTCTTGCTTCTATATCACGTATTTAGcagcaaaatttcaaaacaggGTTGTGGCTACTGACCTCGAATACGGCGCAGGAGTATGTCATAGTCTCATCCAAGAACAGTGAAAAAAGTTCATTACTCTGCAAACACGACGAAATGGAAAACAGCATTACAGAATACCGCATGTACAAGCAcatttttgcttttgatacCCATCAATGTTGAGACACTGACAATGTGTTCTGGTTCATTCTGTTCTCTTGAGaaaaagatttggaataaaGTTTTTACCAGATCATAATGTTGGGAGATGTTCCTGCGAGCTTGAGTTAAAGTGTTTTGCCTCGAAACATGCTTGAAGAAGTACTTAGCCGAAGCAATACCAGCTGTTAATAACATCGGTGCCCACCAACCCCTTAATCAAAAAGTTGCATACACTAGTTTAGTATAtttaataataacataaaaagtcaaaaacattTAGTTCCAACTAGTCAAGTATTGAGTACCTTCTCTTACTCAATTTCGAGATGGCAACATCGGAATCTCTGTTCGCTATGAGAATCTGTCACTTGCCATAATGTTGACAAGCGATTAAGCATTTGGTATGTATAGAAGGATACAGCATTTATAAAACGAAGTctgtttgatgaagaaaataacCTGAAAAAGATTTAGAAGACCTTTATTTTTGTCTACACAAGAAAAATCACCATTTATGTATGCATCTGCCAGGCCTAGATCGGCTTGAGTCATGAcctgaaaaaccaaaaattccTTATTAGGACACAAAAGGTCTCAGCGCGAAAAAACATAAACTAGACCTTGTTTGTACAAGAGTCCTAAATAGTCTAATCCAGAGTGGGCTGAAGTCGCATGTAAGTTGAGACAATACCTTCCAGTAAAACTCTGGACTATGGATCCTCAAAGTAACTGTTAGAGGACATCTTTTTGTGGTTCCCTCAAAGGTAAACATCGTGCCTCCTTCCTCTAATAAACTGCCAATCCCGAAAGCATAATTATTGCTACCTGATTCTCAAAATGTTCCTCTAAGCGGTAAGTCACTAAGAACATTCTGCATTTCtgaatatcatttttatttacaaGTAGATTCGCAAATTCTGTTCTAAGATATTAATGAAAATGCGGGAGTGGACCACAATGACACTTAACACTTCTGAGGATCTACAGATGAGAAGATGTTGACTATGACGCTCTATCAAAGCAAGGACACTTAAACACTTCTGAAGATCTACAGAGAAAACACAAGGAACTATGTACTCTACAAGCCAATAGTTATCATGATAAGTACTAATATACTCACGTTACCAAGCCTGTAGAAATATAACGTCTGAGAAATCCAGTAACAAAAAAGCGTGCCCCAATTTCCTTGAGTGAAGGAACCATATGTCGAGGGTtatcaagaagaaaatgactttgTCCCATCACTCCATGTGCAGCAGACATGCCTGCCTGCAAAGAACTCCCTCAAGTTAAAATTAGCATATGCAACttgctcagagagagagagagagagagagagagtctatacCTTCAATCCATCCTCATGGAATCCATATCCTGAAAAAAGAATAAGTACTCAAGTTAGTCATGAAACATACAACTACGGTCCCTTGGCGACCTGAGTCCATACCGATAGATTCAAATTACAGCAACCTTATTAGCAAAGACCATCTCATCAATTTGGCTTAAGTGAGGACCCTCCTCTTCAAATTTAACCTCAAGAAAGACGCAAGAACCTTGTAAGAATATTCTTTATTACATGCGTAGGAATATAATACTCTCAGCATTGCTAAAAAGCTGAGGTATAACAATCGCTGGTGCATAGAAACTTTAACAGGCTCACCCTGGTATGCTCCGCAGAACCAAATTCCTCTTTTTCCCTGGATCTCATGTAGCTGAAGCAAAGCTTTCGATGCAGCAACAGATGGAATTGGGTGGCCAGTGCACCACTTAAGCAATGTGTGTTCCGGTTCATGTGATGGATTGAGAGTCACAAGATACGGAAAATCCTTCTGATCCAGGTTCTGCAAATATATATGGACCCAATTAATTAAAAGAGCATTGGTCACGCTGAAACTGGTCAGAACAGAAAGGGAGTTCTAGAGGCTCAAACACTGGAAATGGTCAACATTTTGTGGAATGCACCTCACCATGCTGCTAAAATTTTAGTAGTCGGTAACAACTTATATGCATATCGACCTACCTGATAAATTTGGTTATGTACTCCATGACAACTGCCAGTTTCACTTCTTTTATTAAAGGCAATATGTAGCATGCGTTGTAGCATGTAGCATGCATTGCAGCATAACGCATCATGAAGGGCACAGCTGAATTAGACATAAAATGAGCAAAACGCATTCGCCACACCTGAAGCACATTAAGCCAGTATGTCAAGCATACTTTATTTTCAGCACTTCCCAGAAAATTCCACGCGCTCCACGCTGCTGAGTTTTTGggcatgaaagttttgtcatgatGAAGATAAATCTCACTgccaatagaaaaatatatcaatGGTTTTGCATTCCACAGTAGAtatagaaagcaaaaaaaaagattgccattcttgaaattttaaatttacttCCCCCAAGCAGAAGGCTTAAAGCAAATGTAATGGACAACGACATCACCGTGAACATATTGTTCCATACTACATCGACCAACTGAGCCTTTGTAGACAATTGGTTGTCCAGTAGTAAGTTTGCAGACACTAGTCGTGACATTATCCAAGAATGTGCGAGCTACAGGCTAACCAATTATACCTGTAGGCATATTTGAATGCACCAAGTACTCTTGTCTCATCATAAGTTGCTTGGTCCCCCAACATTCTCAGAGCATCCGGTGCATGGACGGCCACGATACACTTGTCATATACTTCTTCAGAACCATCTCCAGTTAAGACAATGCATCCTGTTCAATCTCTTTCTGTTACCTATTGCGGACTTTAAGGATAGAAAAAGGTAGATTTTCCTGATGATTCGTGAGTATACCTACTGTGACAGTTTGTTTATCATGTCCATATTGTTTGCTCTAGTTCCATGTCATGTGACAAAACAATGCCGAAAAAGACGAGACCTAAACCGCAAGTACTTACCCTCATCACTAGTGGAGATGGATCGCACTTCACAACTTGGTCTTATTTCACACCCTTTACTCTCGAGCACATCTCTGACCTGAATTCACAAATATTTACAGTTCAATTTGTAGGGTTTCCAGAGAGAAAATTACGACCAAGCATGTCGAGTTTTCCATTTCGAACTATTGAATGTCCTAATCATCATCACCTTATTGACATAAGAATGAGAGCGTCTTCGGACTGTAAGCCACTGAGGGCGGCCAACAACCTGCAAAGAAAGCAAGTAAAGTTAAACAAAGAGTATTATGAGGACTGACTGATAGAGGTGGAAGGAAAGATTTGGCGATTGACTCGTTGATATGAAATGTCACCAAATTAAGCAGCAGAGAATTCATTGGTAGGACAA
This region of Eucalyptus grandis isolate ANBG69807.140 chromosome 8, ASM1654582v1, whole genome shotgun sequence genomic DNA includes:
- the LOC104417196 gene encoding uncharacterized protein LOC104417196; the protein is MVLWHLIKVTYPNMMELFESLGVEMEISDMSFSVSLDEGRGCEWGSINGLLSLFAQKTNVLNPYFWQMLREIIKFKEDVLSYLEGLESNPDINRSETLGQFIKSRGYSELFQKAYLIPICGSIWSCPSEGVMSFSAFSILSFCRNHHLLQVVGRPQWLTVRRRSHSYVNKVRDVLESKGCEIRPSCEVRSISTSDEGCIVLTGDGSEEVYDKCIVAVHAPDALRMLGDQATYDETRVLGAFKYAYSEIYLHHDKTFMPKNSAAWSAWNFLGSAENKVCLTYWLNVLQNLDQKDFPYLVTLNPSHEPEHTLLKWCTGHPIPSVAASKALLQLHEIQGKRGIWFCGAYQGYGFHEDGLKAGMSAAHGVMGQSHFLLDNPRHMVPSLKEIGARFFVTGFLRRYISTGLVTLLEEGGTMFTFEGTTKRCPLTVTLRIHSPEFYWKVMTQADLGLADAYINGDFSCVDKNKGLLNLFQILIANRDSDVAISKLSKRRGWWAPMLLTAGIASAKYFFKHVSRQNTLTQARRNISQHYDLSNELFSLFLDETMTYSCAVFEMAGEDLKAAQMRKISLLIKKAKIEKTHEVLEIGCGWGNLAIEVVRQTGCKYTGITLSKEQLKYAKSRVKEAGLQDSIKLILCDYRQLPSAYKYDRIISCEMIEAVGHEYMEEFFGCCESVLAKDGLFVLQFISIPDERYEKYRRSSDFIKEYIFPGGCLPSLSRVTSAMASASRLSVEHVDNIGIHYYQTLRCWRKNFMEKQRKILALGFNEKFITTWEYYFDYCAAGFKSHTLGNYQIVFLRPGNDAAFTDLYASSPTLN